Proteins from one Mus caroli chromosome 3, CAROLI_EIJ_v1.1, whole genome shotgun sequence genomic window:
- the Kcnc4 gene encoding potassium voltage-gated channel subfamily C member 4 isoform X1, with the protein MISSVCVSSYRGRKSGNKPPSKTCLKEEMAKGEASEKIIINVGGTRHETYRSTLRTLPGTRLAWLADPDGGGRPESDGGGAGSSGSSGGGGGGGGCEFFFDRHPGVFAYVLNYYRTGKLHCPADVCGPLFEEELTFWGIDETDVEPCCWMTYRQHRDAEEALDIFESPDGGGGGAGPGDEAGDDERELALQRLGPHEGGSGPGAGSGGCRGWQPRMWALFEDPYSSRAARVVAFASLFFILVSITTFCLETHEAFNIDRNVTEIHRVGNITSVRFRREVETEPILTYIEGVCVMWFTLEFLVRIVCCPDTLDFVKNLLNIIDFVAILPFYLEVGLSGLSSKAARDVLGFLRVVRFVRILRIFKLTRHFVGLRVLGHTLRASTNEFLLLIIFLALGVLIFATMIYYAERIGARPSDPRGNDHTDFKNIPIGFWWAVVTMTTLGYGDMYPKTWSGMLVGALCALAGVLTIAMPVPVIVNNFGMYYSLAMAKQKLPKKRKKHVPRPPQLESPIYCKSEETSPRDSTYSDTSPPAREEGVVERKRADSKQNGDANAVLSDEEGAGLTQPLALAPTPEERRALRRSGTRDRNKKAAACFLLSAGDYACADGSVRKETCQDALSSNYAHAEVLTLS; encoded by the exons ATGATCAGCTCGGTGTGTGTCTCCTCCTACCGCGGGCGCAAGTCGGGGAACAAGCCTCCGTCCAAAACATGTCTGAAGGAGGAGATGGCCAAGGGCGAGGCGTCGGAGAAGATCATCATCAACGTGGGCGGCACGCGACATGAGACCTACCGCAGCACCCTGCGCACCCTACCGGGCACCCGCCTTGCCTGGTTGGCGGATCCCGACGGCGGGGGTCGGCCAGAGTCGGATGGCGGCGGTGcaggcagcagcggcagcagcggcggcggcggcggcggcgggggctgTGAGTTCTTCTTTGATCGGCACCCGGGTGTTTTTGCCTATGTGCTCAACTACTACCGTACGGGCAAGCTGCATTGCCCCGCAGACGTCTGTGGGCCTCTCTTTGAGGAAGAGCTCACCTTCTGGGGTATCGATGAAACAGATGTGGAACCCTGCTGCTGGATGACCTACCGGCAGCACCGCGATGCTGAGGAGGCACTGGACATCTTCGAGAGCCCGGACGGGGGCGGGGGTGGCGCAGGGCCAGGCGACGAGGCTGGCGACGATGAGCGGGAGTTGGCCTTGCAGCGCTTGGGCCCCCATGAAGGAGGCTCTGGCCCTGGTGCTGGGTCCGGAGGGTGCCGTGGCTGGCAGCCCCGAATGTGGGCGCTCTTCGAGGATCCCTACTCATCCCGGGCGGCCAGG GTGGTAGCCTTTGcctctctcttcttcatcttGGTCTCCATTACCACCTTCTGCCTGGAGACCCATGAGGCCTTCAACATTGACCGAAACGTGACGGAGATCCACCGGGTAGGGAATATCACCAGCGTGCGCTTCCGGCGGGAGGTAGAAACAGAGCCCATTCTTACCTACATCGAGGGTGTGTGCGTGATGTGGTTCACTCTAGAGTTCCTGGTTCGCATTGTGTGCTGCCCTGATACGCTGGACTTTGTCAAGAACTTGCTTAACATCATCGACTTTGTGGCCATCTTACCCTTTTACCTGGAGGTGGGATTGAGTGGTTTGTCTTCCAAGGCAGCTCGCGATGTGCTGGGTTTCCTGCGCGTGGTACGCTTTGTACGCATCCTGCGGATCTTCAAGCTCACACGCCACTTTGTGGGGCTGCGTGTGCTGGGCCACACACTCCGGGCCAGCACTAATGAGTTCCTGTTGCTGATCATCTTCTTGGCCCTGGGTGTGCTCATCTTCGCCACCATGATCTATTATGCCGAGCGAATCGGGGCCAGGCCATCTGACCCACGGGGCAACGACCACACCGACTTCAAGAACATCCCCATCGGTTTCTGGTGGGCTGTGGTCACCATGACAACGCTTGGCTATGGGGACATGTATCCCAAGACGTGGTCAGGAATGTTGGTGGGTGCGCTGTGTGCGCTGGCTGGCGTGCTGACCATTGCCATGCCCGTGCCTGTCATCGTCAATAACTTTGGAATGTACTACTCCCTGGCTATGGCCAAACAGAAGCTGCCCAAGAAGCGAAAGAAGCACGTACCACGGCCACCCCAGCTCGAGTCGCCCATTTACTGCAAGTCTGAGGAGACTTCACCCCGGGACAGCACCTACAGTGATACCAGCCCCCCTGCCCGGGAAGAGGGTGTGGTCGAGAGGAAACGAGCCG ACTCTAAGCAGAATGGTGATGCTAATGCGGTGCTGTCTGATGAGGAGGGAGCTGGCCTCACCCAGCCCTTGGCCTTGGCCCCCACCCCTGAAGAGCGTCGGGCCCTGAGACGCTCAGGCACGCGGGACAGAAACAAGAAGGcagctgcctgcttcctgctcagTGCTGGGGACTATGCCTGTGCTGATGGCAGTGTCCGGAAAG AGACCTGCCAAGACGCCCTCTCGTCCAACTATGCCCACGCTGAAGTCCTCACCCTCTCTTAG
- the Kcnc4 gene encoding potassium voltage-gated channel subfamily C member 4 isoform X2 yields MISSVCVSSYRGRKSGNKPPSKTCLKEEMAKGEASEKIIINVGGTRHETYRSTLRTLPGTRLAWLADPDGGGRPESDGGGAGSSGSSGGGGGGGGCEFFFDRHPGVFAYVLNYYRTGKLHCPADVCGPLFEEELTFWGIDETDVEPCCWMTYRQHRDAEEALDIFESPDGGGGGAGPGDEAGDDERELALQRLGPHEGGSGPGAGSGGCRGWQPRMWALFEDPYSSRAARVVAFASLFFILVSITTFCLETHEAFNIDRNVTEIHRVGNITSVRFRREVETEPILTYIEGVCVMWFTLEFLVRIVCCPDTLDFVKNLLNIIDFVAILPFYLEVGLSGLSSKAARDVLGFLRVVRFVRILRIFKLTRHFVGLRVLGHTLRASTNEFLLLIIFLALGVLIFATMIYYAERIGARPSDPRGNDHTDFKNIPIGFWWAVVTMTTLGYGDMYPKTWSGMLVGALCALAGVLTIAMPVPVIVNNFGMYYSLAMAKQKLPKKRKKHVPRPPQLESPIYCKSEETSPRDSTYSDTSPPAREEGVVERKRADSKQNGDANAVLSDEEGAGLTQPLALAPTPEERRALRRSGTRDRNKKAAACFLLSAGDYACADGSVRKEGNVEPKACVPVSHTCAL; encoded by the exons ATGATCAGCTCGGTGTGTGTCTCCTCCTACCGCGGGCGCAAGTCGGGGAACAAGCCTCCGTCCAAAACATGTCTGAAGGAGGAGATGGCCAAGGGCGAGGCGTCGGAGAAGATCATCATCAACGTGGGCGGCACGCGACATGAGACCTACCGCAGCACCCTGCGCACCCTACCGGGCACCCGCCTTGCCTGGTTGGCGGATCCCGACGGCGGGGGTCGGCCAGAGTCGGATGGCGGCGGTGcaggcagcagcggcagcagcggcggcggcggcggcggcgggggctgTGAGTTCTTCTTTGATCGGCACCCGGGTGTTTTTGCCTATGTGCTCAACTACTACCGTACGGGCAAGCTGCATTGCCCCGCAGACGTCTGTGGGCCTCTCTTTGAGGAAGAGCTCACCTTCTGGGGTATCGATGAAACAGATGTGGAACCCTGCTGCTGGATGACCTACCGGCAGCACCGCGATGCTGAGGAGGCACTGGACATCTTCGAGAGCCCGGACGGGGGCGGGGGTGGCGCAGGGCCAGGCGACGAGGCTGGCGACGATGAGCGGGAGTTGGCCTTGCAGCGCTTGGGCCCCCATGAAGGAGGCTCTGGCCCTGGTGCTGGGTCCGGAGGGTGCCGTGGCTGGCAGCCCCGAATGTGGGCGCTCTTCGAGGATCCCTACTCATCCCGGGCGGCCAGG GTGGTAGCCTTTGcctctctcttcttcatcttGGTCTCCATTACCACCTTCTGCCTGGAGACCCATGAGGCCTTCAACATTGACCGAAACGTGACGGAGATCCACCGGGTAGGGAATATCACCAGCGTGCGCTTCCGGCGGGAGGTAGAAACAGAGCCCATTCTTACCTACATCGAGGGTGTGTGCGTGATGTGGTTCACTCTAGAGTTCCTGGTTCGCATTGTGTGCTGCCCTGATACGCTGGACTTTGTCAAGAACTTGCTTAACATCATCGACTTTGTGGCCATCTTACCCTTTTACCTGGAGGTGGGATTGAGTGGTTTGTCTTCCAAGGCAGCTCGCGATGTGCTGGGTTTCCTGCGCGTGGTACGCTTTGTACGCATCCTGCGGATCTTCAAGCTCACACGCCACTTTGTGGGGCTGCGTGTGCTGGGCCACACACTCCGGGCCAGCACTAATGAGTTCCTGTTGCTGATCATCTTCTTGGCCCTGGGTGTGCTCATCTTCGCCACCATGATCTATTATGCCGAGCGAATCGGGGCCAGGCCATCTGACCCACGGGGCAACGACCACACCGACTTCAAGAACATCCCCATCGGTTTCTGGTGGGCTGTGGTCACCATGACAACGCTTGGCTATGGGGACATGTATCCCAAGACGTGGTCAGGAATGTTGGTGGGTGCGCTGTGTGCGCTGGCTGGCGTGCTGACCATTGCCATGCCCGTGCCTGTCATCGTCAATAACTTTGGAATGTACTACTCCCTGGCTATGGCCAAACAGAAGCTGCCCAAGAAGCGAAAGAAGCACGTACCACGGCCACCCCAGCTCGAGTCGCCCATTTACTGCAAGTCTGAGGAGACTTCACCCCGGGACAGCACCTACAGTGATACCAGCCCCCCTGCCCGGGAAGAGGGTGTGGTCGAGAGGAAACGAGCCG ACTCTAAGCAGAATGGTGATGCTAATGCGGTGCTGTCTGATGAGGAGGGAGCTGGCCTCACCCAGCCCTTGGCCTTGGCCCCCACCCCTGAAGAGCGTCGGGCCCTGAGACGCTCAGGCACGCGGGACAGAAACAAGAAGGcagctgcctgcttcctgctcagTGCTGGGGACTATGCCTGTGCTGATGGCAGTGTCCGGAAAG AAGGCAATGTTGAGCCGAAAGCGTGCGTCCCAGTGTCTCACACCTGTGCTCTTTAA